In Zea mays cultivar B73 chromosome 7, Zm-B73-REFERENCE-NAM-5.0, whole genome shotgun sequence, the following proteins share a genomic window:
- the LOC103632615 gene encoding cytochrome P450 71A1, whose translation MSAFVLAGAGAALLLGFLYIVKNRSSKSKLPPSPVSLPLVGHLHLIGRLPHRSLHELQLRYGGDGGLLLLHLGRRRTLVVSTAAAAADLFRNHDLAFSSRPHNAAAHKQTYGSRNISFSPYGDHWRRAKKIAVVHLLSQRRVDGFAPVRQAEAAALVARTRRAAEAGEAVQLKELLYGYTNSVVTRAAAGTAGTTAERLRQLLAHGATLVAGFQADDVLPSAAARVFRCATGLEKKIDDMNENWDRFLSEIVAEHKEKTRLGQGLGQGQDGDFLDVLLQLKEGGGLEGFELTDDDGIKAIAKDMIAAATDTTAVTLEWAMAELARNPRVMAKLQDEIARVAGGNFEQLTDLGDAELNKMVYLRAVVKEVFRLHPPVPLLLPRESMAAAGVQGGRYEIPAKTALLVNAWAIGRDPAAWDAPEEFRPERFLAGSEARAVDVRGTDYQLLPFGTGRRICPGISFALAALELALASLLRHFDWELPSGTHSADMDMLEAPGLSTPPRVPLVLVPKWKPLA comes from the exons ATGTCTGCTTTCGTGCTCGCCGGCGCCGGCGCTGCCTTGCTTCTCGGCTTCCTCTACATCGTCAAGAACCGGTCGAGCAAGAGCAAACTCCCGCCGTCGCCCGTGTCTCTGCCACTGGTCGGTCACCTCCATCTCATCGGCCGCCTCCCGCACCGGTCCCTGCACGAGCTGCAACTCCGATATGGCGGCGACGGTGGCCTTCTCCTCCTGCATCTCGGGCGCCGGCGGACACTGGTCGTCTCCACGGCCGCGGCGGCCGCGGACCTGTTCCGCAACCACGACCTTGCATTCTCCTCCCGCCCACACAACGCGGCGGCTCACAAGCAGACGTATGGCTCCCGCAACATCTCCTTCTCGCCGTACGGGGACCACTGGCGCCGCGCCAAGAAGATCGCGGTGGTGCACCTCCTCTCCCAGCGCCGCGTAGACGGGTTCGCGCCCGTCCGTCAAGCTGAGGCGGCCGCGCTGGTGGCGCGGACACGGCGAGCCGCTGAGGCTGGAGAAGCTGTGCAGCTGAAGGAGCTCCTGTACGGCTACACCAACTCGGTGGTCACCCGCGCCGCAGCCGGAACCGCCGGGACGACGGCCGAGAGGCTGAGGCAGCTCCTGGCGCACGGCGCGACGCTAGTGGCGGGGTTCCAGGCGGACGACGTGCTGCCGAGCGCGGCAGCAAGGGTGTTCAGGTGCGCAACAGGGCTCGAGAAGAAGATCGACGACATGAACGAGAACTGGGACAGGTTCCTGTCGGAGATCGTGGCCGAGCACAAGGAGAAGACTAGACTGGGGCAGGGGCTGGGGCAGGGACAGGATGGTGACTTCTTGGACGTCCTCCTGCAGCTGAAGGAAGGAGGAGGCCTCGAGGGTTTCGAGCTCACCGATGACGATGGCATCAAAGCCATCGCTAAG GACATGATAGCCGCGGCGACGGACACAACAGCCGTGACGCTGGAATGGGCCATGGCGGAGCTCGCCCGAAACCCGCGGGTTATGGCCAAGCTGCAGGACGAGATCGCGCGCGTGGCCGGCGGCAACTTCGAGCAGTTAACGGACCTCGGAGACGCGGAGCTGAACAAGATGGTCTACCTGAGGGCGGTGGTGAAAGAGGTGTTCCGCCTCCACCCGCCGGTGCCGCTCCTCCTCCCGCGCGAATCCATGGCCGCGGCGGGTGTGCAGGGCGGCAGGTACGAGATCCCCGCGAAGACCGCGCTGCTGGTCAACGCGTGGGCGATCGGGAGGGACCCCGCGGCGTGGGACGCGCCGGAGGAGTTCCGGCCGGAGCGGTTCCTGGCGGGCAGCGAGGCAAGGGCGGTGGACGTGAGGGGGACGGACTACCAGCTCCTCCCGTTCGGCACGGGGCGGAGGATCTGCCCCGGCATCAGCTTTGCGCTAGCAGCCCTGGAGCTCGCGCTCGCCAGCCTCCTGCGCCACTTCGACTGGGAGCTCCCCAGCGGCACGCACTCGGCGGACATGGACATGCTCGAGGCGCCGGGGCTCTCGACGCCGCCGCGGGTACCCCTTGTTCTCGTCCCCAAGTGGAAGCCGCTTGCTTAG